From the genome of Populus alba chromosome 10, ASM523922v2, whole genome shotgun sequence, one region includes:
- the LOC118060107 gene encoding exocyst complex component EXO70A1 isoform X2, producing the protein MDSLGERAAKMREALQKSQTITDNVVTILGSFDSRLSVLETAMRPTQIRTHAIRKAHENIDKTLKAAEVILTQFDASRQAEAKILKGPHEDLESYLEAINQLRSNIRFFSGNKGFKSSDAVINNANTLLAKAISKLEDEFKQLLALYSKPVETDRLFECLPESMRPSSESPGNPFSGKNNHHEHQNGTSETGGFKHLTLIPPRILPLLHDLALQMVQAGNQQQLLKIYRDTRSSVLEESLRKLGVEKLSKEDVQRMQWEVLEAKIGNWIHFMRIAVKILFVGERRVCDQIFEGFDTLLDQCFAECTTSSVSMLLSFGDAIARSKRSPEKLFVLLDMYEIMRELHSEVEGVFGGKACNEIRESMFGLTKRLAQTAQETFGDFEEAVEKDATKTAVLDGTVHPLTSYVINYVKFLFDYQTTLKQLFQEFESSGERNSQLANVTMRIMQALQTNLDGKSKQYRDPALTHLFLMNNIHYMVRSVRRSEAKDLLGDDWVQRHRRVVQQHANQYKRTGWSKILQCLSTQGLTSSGGGGSAVPGEGGSGSGASRGLIKDRFKTFNVQFEELHQKQSQWTVPDTELRESLRLAVAEVLLPAYRSFIKRFGPLVESGKNPQKYIRYTAEDLERMLGEFFEGKTLNEPRR; encoded by the exons ATTAGAACGCATGCGATAAGGAAAGCTCATGAGAATATTGACAAGACACTAAAGGCTGCAGAGGTTATATTGACACAGTTTGATGCTTCTCGGCAG GCAGAGGCTAAAATACTAAAGGGACCGCATGAGGACCTAGAAAGTTACCTAGAAGCAATTAATCAACTACGAAGCAACATTCGTTTCTTTAGTGGCAACAAAGGCTTTAAGAGTAGCGATGCAGTCATCAATAATGCAAATACCTTACTTGCTAAGGCTATTTCAAAGCTAGAAGATGAGTTTAAGCAGCTTTTGGCATTGTACAG CAAGCCTGTGGAAACTGATCGTCTCTTTGAGTGCCTCCCTGAATCAATGCGGCCATCTTCAGAATCACCTGGAAACCCATTTAGTGGCAAGAATAATCATCATGAGCACCAAAACGGTACTTCAGAAACTGGTGGTTTCAAACATCTTACTCTCATACCTCCAAGGATTCTACCTTTGTTGCATGATTTAGCCCTACAAATGGTTCAAGCTGGGAACCAACAACAGTTACTTAAAATTTACAG GGATACCCGTTCTTCAGTATTGGAGGAAAGCCTTCGCAAGTTGGGGGTTGAAAAGCTGAGCAAAGAGGATGTCCAAAGGATGCAATGGGAGGTGTTGGAGGCCAAGATTGGGAATTGGATTCATTTCATGCGCATTGCT GTTAAAATACTGTTTGTTGGAGAAAGAAGAGTATGTGATCAAATATTTGAAGGGTTTGATACTCTCCTTGATCAATGCTTTGCTGAATGTACTACTAGTAGTGTCTCCATGCTTCTTAGTTTTGGGGATGCAATTGCCAGAAGCAAAAGGTCACCTGAGAAGTTATTTGTGCTTCTGGACATGTATGAGATAATGCGAGAACTACATTCAGAG GTTGAGGGAGTTTTTGGTGGTAAAGCTTGTAATGAAATTAGGGAATCCATGTTTGGTTTGACAAAAAGGCTTGCCCAGACAGCTCAAGAAACCTTTGGTGATTTTGAAGAAGCAGTTGAAAAAGATGCCACAAAAACTGCTGTTTTGGATGGGACTGTCCATCCTTTGACTAGTTATGTGATTAACTACGTGAAGTTTCTCTTTGA CTATCAAACAACCTTGAAGCAACTCTTCCAAGAATTTGAAAGCAGTGGTGAAAGAAATTCACAGTTAGCAAATGTAACAATGCGAATAATGCAGGCTCTTCAAACCAATCTGGATGGGAAATCTAAGCAGTATAGAGATCCAGCTCTGACTCACTTATTTCTCATGAACAATATTCACTACATGGTCAGATCTGTGCGCAG atCAGAAGCCAAGGACTTATTAGGGGATGACTGGGTTCAAAGGCATAGAAGGGTTGTGCAGCAACATGCAAACCAATACAAAAGGACTGGTTGGTCAAAG ATTCTTCAATGTCTCTCTACGCAAGGGCTTACCTCATCCGGGGGAGGAGGTTCTGCAGTACCTGGTGAGGGAGGAAGTGGCAGTGGAGCTTCAAGAGGGTTGATTAAAGACAG GTTCAAGACTTTCAATGTACAATTTGAGGAGCTTCACCAAAAACAATCTCAGTGGACTGTTCCTGACACTGAGTTGCGAGAGTCACTAAGGCTTGCTGTTGCTGAAGTCTTGTTGCCTGCTTACAGATCCTTTATAAAACGCTTTGG GCCCCTAGTTGAGAGTGGGAAGAATCCTCAGAAGTACATTAGATACACAGCTGAGGATCTGGAAAGAATGCTGGGTGAATTTTTTGAGGGGAAGACCTTGAATGAACCCAGGCGGTAA
- the LOC118060107 gene encoding exocyst complex component EXO70A1 isoform X3: MIRTHAIRKAHENIDKTLKAAEVILTQFDASRQAEAKILKGPHEDLESYLEAINQLRSNIRFFSGNKGFKSSDAVINNANTLLAKAISKLEDEFKQLLALYSKPVETDRLFECLPESMRPSSESPGNPFSGKNNHHEHQNGTSETGGFKHLTLIPPRILPLLHDLALQMVQAGNQQQLLKIYRDTRSSVLEESLRKLGVEKLSKEDVQRMQWEVLEAKIGNWIHFMRIAVKILFVGERRVCDQIFEGFDTLLDQCFAECTTSSVSMLLSFGDAIARSKRSPEKLFVLLDMYEIMRELHSEVEGVFGGKACNEIRESMFGLTKRLAQTAQETFGDFEEAVEKDATKTAVLDGTVHPLTSYVINYVKFLFDYQTTLKQLFQEFESSGERNSQLANVTMRIMQALQTNLDGKSKQYRDPALTHLFLMNNIHYMVRSVRRSEAKDLLGDDWVQRHRRVVQQHANQYKRTGWSKILQCLSTQGLTSSGGGGSAVPGEGGSGSGASRGLIKDRFKTFNVQFEELHQKQSQWTVPDTELRESLRLAVAEVLLPAYRSFIKRFGPLVESGKNPQKYIRYTAEDLERMLGEFFEGKTLNEPRR; this comes from the exons ATTAGAACGCATGCGATAAGGAAAGCTCATGAGAATATTGACAAGACACTAAAGGCTGCAGAGGTTATATTGACACAGTTTGATGCTTCTCGGCAG GCAGAGGCTAAAATACTAAAGGGACCGCATGAGGACCTAGAAAGTTACCTAGAAGCAATTAATCAACTACGAAGCAACATTCGTTTCTTTAGTGGCAACAAAGGCTTTAAGAGTAGCGATGCAGTCATCAATAATGCAAATACCTTACTTGCTAAGGCTATTTCAAAGCTAGAAGATGAGTTTAAGCAGCTTTTGGCATTGTACAG CAAGCCTGTGGAAACTGATCGTCTCTTTGAGTGCCTCCCTGAATCAATGCGGCCATCTTCAGAATCACCTGGAAACCCATTTAGTGGCAAGAATAATCATCATGAGCACCAAAACGGTACTTCAGAAACTGGTGGTTTCAAACATCTTACTCTCATACCTCCAAGGATTCTACCTTTGTTGCATGATTTAGCCCTACAAATGGTTCAAGCTGGGAACCAACAACAGTTACTTAAAATTTACAG GGATACCCGTTCTTCAGTATTGGAGGAAAGCCTTCGCAAGTTGGGGGTTGAAAAGCTGAGCAAAGAGGATGTCCAAAGGATGCAATGGGAGGTGTTGGAGGCCAAGATTGGGAATTGGATTCATTTCATGCGCATTGCT GTTAAAATACTGTTTGTTGGAGAAAGAAGAGTATGTGATCAAATATTTGAAGGGTTTGATACTCTCCTTGATCAATGCTTTGCTGAATGTACTACTAGTAGTGTCTCCATGCTTCTTAGTTTTGGGGATGCAATTGCCAGAAGCAAAAGGTCACCTGAGAAGTTATTTGTGCTTCTGGACATGTATGAGATAATGCGAGAACTACATTCAGAG GTTGAGGGAGTTTTTGGTGGTAAAGCTTGTAATGAAATTAGGGAATCCATGTTTGGTTTGACAAAAAGGCTTGCCCAGACAGCTCAAGAAACCTTTGGTGATTTTGAAGAAGCAGTTGAAAAAGATGCCACAAAAACTGCTGTTTTGGATGGGACTGTCCATCCTTTGACTAGTTATGTGATTAACTACGTGAAGTTTCTCTTTGA CTATCAAACAACCTTGAAGCAACTCTTCCAAGAATTTGAAAGCAGTGGTGAAAGAAATTCACAGTTAGCAAATGTAACAATGCGAATAATGCAGGCTCTTCAAACCAATCTGGATGGGAAATCTAAGCAGTATAGAGATCCAGCTCTGACTCACTTATTTCTCATGAACAATATTCACTACATGGTCAGATCTGTGCGCAG atCAGAAGCCAAGGACTTATTAGGGGATGACTGGGTTCAAAGGCATAGAAGGGTTGTGCAGCAACATGCAAACCAATACAAAAGGACTGGTTGGTCAAAG ATTCTTCAATGTCTCTCTACGCAAGGGCTTACCTCATCCGGGGGAGGAGGTTCTGCAGTACCTGGTGAGGGAGGAAGTGGCAGTGGAGCTTCAAGAGGGTTGATTAAAGACAG GTTCAAGACTTTCAATGTACAATTTGAGGAGCTTCACCAAAAACAATCTCAGTGGACTGTTCCTGACACTGAGTTGCGAGAGTCACTAAGGCTTGCTGTTGCTGAAGTCTTGTTGCCTGCTTACAGATCCTTTATAAAACGCTTTGG GCCCCTAGTTGAGAGTGGGAAGAATCCTCAGAAGTACATTAGATACACAGCTGAGGATCTGGAAAGAATGCTGGGTGAATTTTTTGAGGGGAAGACCTTGAATGAACCCAGGCGGTAA
- the LOC118060107 gene encoding exocyst complex component EXO70A1 isoform X1, whose amino-acid sequence MIVAVSGMDSLGERAAKMREALQKSQTITDNVVTILGSFDSRLSVLETAMRPTQIRTHAIRKAHENIDKTLKAAEVILTQFDASRQAEAKILKGPHEDLESYLEAINQLRSNIRFFSGNKGFKSSDAVINNANTLLAKAISKLEDEFKQLLALYSKPVETDRLFECLPESMRPSSESPGNPFSGKNNHHEHQNGTSETGGFKHLTLIPPRILPLLHDLALQMVQAGNQQQLLKIYRDTRSSVLEESLRKLGVEKLSKEDVQRMQWEVLEAKIGNWIHFMRIAVKILFVGERRVCDQIFEGFDTLLDQCFAECTTSSVSMLLSFGDAIARSKRSPEKLFVLLDMYEIMRELHSEVEGVFGGKACNEIRESMFGLTKRLAQTAQETFGDFEEAVEKDATKTAVLDGTVHPLTSYVINYVKFLFDYQTTLKQLFQEFESSGERNSQLANVTMRIMQALQTNLDGKSKQYRDPALTHLFLMNNIHYMVRSVRRSEAKDLLGDDWVQRHRRVVQQHANQYKRTGWSKILQCLSTQGLTSSGGGGSAVPGEGGSGSGASRGLIKDRFKTFNVQFEELHQKQSQWTVPDTELRESLRLAVAEVLLPAYRSFIKRFGPLVESGKNPQKYIRYTAEDLERMLGEFFEGKTLNEPRR is encoded by the exons ATTAGAACGCATGCGATAAGGAAAGCTCATGAGAATATTGACAAGACACTAAAGGCTGCAGAGGTTATATTGACACAGTTTGATGCTTCTCGGCAG GCAGAGGCTAAAATACTAAAGGGACCGCATGAGGACCTAGAAAGTTACCTAGAAGCAATTAATCAACTACGAAGCAACATTCGTTTCTTTAGTGGCAACAAAGGCTTTAAGAGTAGCGATGCAGTCATCAATAATGCAAATACCTTACTTGCTAAGGCTATTTCAAAGCTAGAAGATGAGTTTAAGCAGCTTTTGGCATTGTACAG CAAGCCTGTGGAAACTGATCGTCTCTTTGAGTGCCTCCCTGAATCAATGCGGCCATCTTCAGAATCACCTGGAAACCCATTTAGTGGCAAGAATAATCATCATGAGCACCAAAACGGTACTTCAGAAACTGGTGGTTTCAAACATCTTACTCTCATACCTCCAAGGATTCTACCTTTGTTGCATGATTTAGCCCTACAAATGGTTCAAGCTGGGAACCAACAACAGTTACTTAAAATTTACAG GGATACCCGTTCTTCAGTATTGGAGGAAAGCCTTCGCAAGTTGGGGGTTGAAAAGCTGAGCAAAGAGGATGTCCAAAGGATGCAATGGGAGGTGTTGGAGGCCAAGATTGGGAATTGGATTCATTTCATGCGCATTGCT GTTAAAATACTGTTTGTTGGAGAAAGAAGAGTATGTGATCAAATATTTGAAGGGTTTGATACTCTCCTTGATCAATGCTTTGCTGAATGTACTACTAGTAGTGTCTCCATGCTTCTTAGTTTTGGGGATGCAATTGCCAGAAGCAAAAGGTCACCTGAGAAGTTATTTGTGCTTCTGGACATGTATGAGATAATGCGAGAACTACATTCAGAG GTTGAGGGAGTTTTTGGTGGTAAAGCTTGTAATGAAATTAGGGAATCCATGTTTGGTTTGACAAAAAGGCTTGCCCAGACAGCTCAAGAAACCTTTGGTGATTTTGAAGAAGCAGTTGAAAAAGATGCCACAAAAACTGCTGTTTTGGATGGGACTGTCCATCCTTTGACTAGTTATGTGATTAACTACGTGAAGTTTCTCTTTGA CTATCAAACAACCTTGAAGCAACTCTTCCAAGAATTTGAAAGCAGTGGTGAAAGAAATTCACAGTTAGCAAATGTAACAATGCGAATAATGCAGGCTCTTCAAACCAATCTGGATGGGAAATCTAAGCAGTATAGAGATCCAGCTCTGACTCACTTATTTCTCATGAACAATATTCACTACATGGTCAGATCTGTGCGCAG atCAGAAGCCAAGGACTTATTAGGGGATGACTGGGTTCAAAGGCATAGAAGGGTTGTGCAGCAACATGCAAACCAATACAAAAGGACTGGTTGGTCAAAG ATTCTTCAATGTCTCTCTACGCAAGGGCTTACCTCATCCGGGGGAGGAGGTTCTGCAGTACCTGGTGAGGGAGGAAGTGGCAGTGGAGCTTCAAGAGGGTTGATTAAAGACAG GTTCAAGACTTTCAATGTACAATTTGAGGAGCTTCACCAAAAACAATCTCAGTGGACTGTTCCTGACACTGAGTTGCGAGAGTCACTAAGGCTTGCTGTTGCTGAAGTCTTGTTGCCTGCTTACAGATCCTTTATAAAACGCTTTGG GCCCCTAGTTGAGAGTGGGAAGAATCCTCAGAAGTACATTAGATACACAGCTGAGGATCTGGAAAGAATGCTGGGTGAATTTTTTGAGGGGAAGACCTTGAATGAACCCAGGCGGTAA